The sequence below is a genomic window from Ipomoea triloba cultivar NCNSP0323 chromosome 10, ASM357664v1.
CCTTATCTTCATCTTTGCCTAATTTGAGAGTATTGAGCTTGCGAAATTGTCATCTTTATGGGCCTATACACCCTTCCCTTTTGAAGCTTCACTCTCTGTCTGTAATCCAACTAGACCAAAATAATCTGTCCAGTGCAGTTCCAGAATTCTTGGCGAATTTGACTGCCCTGAGCCTTGGCAACTGTCAGCTGCAGGGAGAATTTCCAAAAGCAATTTTACAGCTACTGGTAACATTCTTGGCTGTcaactttttaagaaaattactTTCACATTGATGCATCCGGGACTGCTTTTATCTGTAAAGTTGAGTGCTCTCTTGCTTATAGCTTCTACTTAGGATCTTTGATTGTATTATTTAGATGGACACTTAGACAGTATGCTTCTCTCTATATGGAATGGTTTGCTGAAAATGTTTGACAAGCACCTACATGTGCATTtagttgtagacttgtagtagTTTAGAATTAATTCCTAAGGTAGTAGTGTCATGTTCAACACTTCGTTTATTAGATCAAATGCTTTGATGGTTAATCGAGATGAAATTGACATCCTCTGGAATGTCAATGATCAATTCCCCAAGGACTTCAGAGCAGAGGTATTTCATATGTCCTAATTTTTTATGCTGTAGCATTTTGTTTGTGATAGTTAACCTTTCCCTTTTGCTTAAGTGAAGATTGTGTTCTCGGAgatggattcgggttcttccaACATTAAAGCACATTCATTGCATAGTGCTGAAGAAAAAGGTCTCCCCGTTGAAGCCTATGGGCTGAAACACAGAAACCTGAGGAAGCTGCCCAGTACTGACAACATTTCTctgtttcctttttccttctcttgtCCTCTCCTCTAAAAATTAACCCATTCACTTGCGTTATCTTGTCTCTGCCAGGGCTCCTGAATTCGACATGTCTGAACTTGAGACTCTCTTCTCAGCAACTGTTCCAGATTCAGGTCGCAGAAATGGAGGTTTCTCAGCAACTGTTCCAGATTCAGGTCGCAGAAATGGAGGTGGAAAATCAGGTAATGCTGCAGGAGCTAAGGCTGATAAAGTGCATTTGGTAAGTAACCCTGCAGGAGCTAAGGCTGATAAAGTGCATTTGGTAAGTAACCGAGATGTCTTACCCTTCTATTTCGTGCATTTGGTAAGTAACCGAGATGTCTTACCCTTCTATTTCCAAGTGCTTCTGTGTATGTATTTTTCTATGAGCTGTTATTATATAGAGATTCTCTATTCATTCCTTGTGGATTCTGATGTCAgatttcttttcattattacTTACAAAGTTTGCCATACACCTGAAGCTTTATTTGGGAACTATCTTGCATTAGGATATAAAGATTGCTTGTGCTGCTTGAGCACAGATAATTAGATGCACAACCATATAAAGAAATGATGTATCATCTCCTAAATAACTCATCTGGAATTCCAAAAATCATATCTTTACTTTAAACGTTTTAGTTAAGTAAAATAAGAATTGTATATTGCTCTTTTTCTTTGCTTTGGAGGTCAGCATTATTTGGAATTGCTCTGTGGATTAAATCTTATTATCTGAAGGGCATATGTTATATTTTAATGCAGGCTTTTACCATATACGTATTgtttgtaaaaagaaaataaattttgtaaagcAGCTAACCTTTGTTGATATCTGGCCACATTTGCACTGTAAGCAGCTAACCTTTGTTGATATCTGGCCACATTTGCACTGTTTCATGCAAATTGACCTCTGAAGGGCATATAATTGTGAGATTATGCTTACAAAAGTTAAGATTCCTTTGCCGGATTTAATGGTCAGCTTCCTAAGAATTGACTGTATATTATTCATTTAACTTACCTGTCTTTCTGCTTTTTTCAGTTAATCGGACATGCTAAAATTATACAGTGTATATTTGTTGTCTACTATGATCCTGCACCTGCATAGATACTCTACTACTAGGAAGTTCATACAAGGAAATTTCAatagatcaattttttttagataattgGAGGTAGTTGTATGTTGCTGATCCTGGTTTCTGTCATATTTGGCACCCTATATACTTACTCCATCAAGATTTTCATTTTCCACTCATGCTAGACTCATTCATGAATAGCTCACCATGCCTCTTTTGTTCTTGACATTTTGTTGTATTATAGCAACcttgtaacttttaaaattcCTTTCCTATGTATGCTGAAAAACACTACTCCTTACAACCTCCGAGTTAATTTCCCCTTCTGCTGTTTGCCAACAGTGTTCTGTTCTAGCGCTGGATGATTCAACATTGGACATTGATCAGATTGAGAATCTTATAAAATTTTGTCCAACTAAGGAAGAAATGGAACTTCTAAAGGTCAAGCATATTTGTCTGAGTTAATTTTCAATTTACACTCCCTATTAGTGTCATGCTGTTACTTTCAATACAAGCGGTGCTATTAGAGTTGATCATCTCATTCTTGTACTTCAATTTCCAGAATTACAAGGGAGAGAAGGAAAACCTTGGAAAATGTGAACAGGCAAGTGGTGTttgacttttgttttctttatccTTTTTCTCCACTGCCTGTTTGACAATAAAACTCGTAACTCAACATATTGCTCCTTTTGAATTTGGACCTGTCAAATAATCAGAACCTTAGTGGTGGGATCCCAGAATTCCATTTTTCAGGCTCCTTAGAGACAGTATCACTAGTTTTTCCGGCTCATTACCAGATTTTATTGGTAATCTTCACAACTTGTCTAGTATTGATCTCTCCAACTGCAACTTCTTTGGGTCACTACCTTCTACAATGGCTGACCTTATGAGTTTGGCATATGTGGATTTCTCTCACAACAACTTCAATGGTAAATTTTAGTAAATAGTGTTGTCAATGTCacaaaaaaaagagaaggaaaacatAGAAAAAGTCTCCTTTGTCTCCCCcttttttcttcactttcttATGCTTTGTAATTGTCTATGGAAACATTAATTGTCCTTGGGGCTGTGGATTGTGcttatatcatatattatatataaatacttttcttattcatgatttacttagctatatatatttgagcaggttttgggtgtaaatagaaaaataaaatgaatatttaaaaaaaaattaccctacaacgtcggctagtcttattagccgacgttgtagggtaatttttttgttttcaaattacctacgaCGTCGgatatttgtaaagagccgacgttgtagggtattttagtagttttcaaattacctacgacgtcggctatttgtaaagagctgacgttgtagggtattttagtagttttcaaattacctacaacgtcggctattcgtaaagagccgacgttgtagggtatttttttgttttcaaattacctacgaCGTCGGCTATGTGTAAAGAGCCAACGTTGTAGgttattttagtagttttcaaattacctacgacgtcggctatttgtaaagagccaaCGTTGTAGgttattttagtagttttcaaattacctacaacgtcggctatttgtaaatagccgacgttgtagggtatctttttgttttcaaattacctacgacgtcggctatttgtaaatagccgacgttgtagggtatttttttttgttttcaaattacctacgacgtcggctatttgtaaatagccgacgttgtagggtattttagtagttttcaaattacctacaacgtcggctatttgtaaatagccgacgttgtagggtattttatttgttttaaagttacgtacaacgtcggctatttgtaaatagccgacgttgtatgtgtatcttacaacgtcggctaacatttggccgacgttgtatgcgtaccttacaacgtcggctaacatttagccgacgttgtatgtgtacacatacaacgtcggccagatcaacgtcagattttagccgacgttaaagggtccatttagccgacgttaaaagccgttTGTGTAGTAGtgagaaaataaagactataactaatgaaattatatctctttttttaatttcttgataatgaatatttttttaataaagacatGGTAAACatcaaattctaaattaaagaaatgcatatgtattattttttgttgttgtaattactaatttatttaatttaatgaaagTAATAGGATGGATTACtcatttttcaataatatactctaacgtattcgtaatatattttaacaattatgtcaactctgattggaatgaggttcgaacctaagacttttcttatagaaattaatt
It includes:
- the LOC116032940 gene encoding formin-like protein 17 isoform X1 translates to MSELETLFSATVPDSGRRNGGGKSGNAAGAKADKVHLCSVLALDDSTLDIDQIENLIKFCPTKEEMELLKNYKGEKENLGKCEQNLSGGIPEFHFSGSLETVSLVFPAHYQILLVIFTTCLVLISPTATSLGHYLLQWLTL
- the LOC116032940 gene encoding formin-like protein 17 isoform X2, coding for MSELETLFSATVPDSGRRNGGGKSGNAAGAKADKVHLCSVLALDDSTLDIDQIENLIKFCPTKEEMELLKNYKGEKENLGKCEQNSIFQAP